In the genome of Saprospira sp. CCB-QB6, one region contains:
- a CDS encoding anti-sigma factor, producing MDIQKYIASGILEEYALGLTSEEQNLEVERLLVQYPALRQELNSIEEGLELLAAAESTSPPPELKERILSQLPPKGPQKLNPQTAPTSLTSQPAQSSFHWMAQLPWLLSLGLSMGLGLASCMYFTQKAEKEKLLSSLEKESAKQKSLEQDLAQLNAQLLACEEERNILTQPALERLELPGTEGHPDKRATIFWNPQAQQTYLLAGQLPQLPNNQSYQLWAIVKGQPIDLGVLPDQAQKGSILPMKSVAQPQAFAITIEPKGGSAAPTLEAMVTMAPVG from the coding sequence GTGGATATTCAAAAATATATAGCATCTGGCATTCTGGAAGAATATGCACTGGGCCTCACTTCTGAAGAACAAAACCTAGAGGTAGAACGCCTTTTAGTGCAATATCCAGCGCTTCGCCAAGAGCTGAACAGCATTGAGGAGGGCCTAGAACTTTTGGCGGCGGCCGAAAGTACGTCTCCCCCTCCCGAACTCAAAGAACGAATTTTGAGTCAATTACCGCCTAAAGGCCCCCAAAAACTAAATCCGCAAACTGCTCCGACCAGCCTAACTAGCCAGCCAGCACAATCTTCTTTTCATTGGATGGCGCAACTGCCTTGGTTGCTCTCTTTGGGCCTATCTATGGGCCTTGGACTGGCCAGCTGCATGTATTTCACACAGAAAGCAGAGAAAGAAAAGCTCTTGAGTAGCCTAGAAAAAGAGAGCGCGAAACAGAAAAGTCTAGAACAAGATTTGGCCCAGCTAAATGCTCAACTTTTGGCCTGTGAAGAGGAACGAAATATCTTGACCCAACCCGCTTTAGAGCGCTTAGAATTGCCAGGCACAGAAGGACATCCCGATAAACGGGCAACCATTTTCTGGAACCCCCAAGCGCAACAAACTTATTTGCTGGCGGGCCAACTACCTCAACTTCCCAATAATCAATCTTATCAACTTTGGGCTATCGTCAAAGGCCAACCCATCGATTTGGGCGTTTTGCCCGATCAAGCCCAAAAAGGCAGCATTTTGCCCATGAAATCTGTGGCTCAGCCCCAAGCTTTTGCCATCACTATTGAGCCTAAAGGCGGTAGCGCGGCCCCTACTTTGGAAGCCATGGTGACTATGGCTCCTGTTGGATAA
- a CDS encoding S24 family peptidase: MQEEKGRDALHQRFKEVFALLEQNEQIVRRHREKGFSALAEKLFGDRRYGSLLNQFLQDKRQINFEQAQTFAQIYGLNEAYLLFGEGPIFEKAHERSLTGNAQFVGGQRGNILFSNIEALASSAIDVDLREENQWFSIPGLTGQDYVAFYISGNSMSPTIAAGDMVICRPIESFEYIQDNEVYALVLQNAVHVKRVQKIYEKSKLKQLKLISDNHLEHDPFYIDLPELRKLLKVERRLSSL, translated from the coding sequence ATGCAGGAAGAAAAAGGGCGGGATGCGCTCCATCAGCGCTTTAAAGAGGTCTTTGCCCTCTTGGAGCAGAATGAGCAGATTGTGCGGCGACATCGAGAGAAGGGCTTTTCCGCTTTGGCCGAAAAGCTATTTGGCGATCGACGTTACGGCAGTCTGCTCAACCAATTTTTACAGGACAAGCGGCAAATTAACTTTGAACAAGCTCAAACTTTTGCCCAAATTTATGGCCTCAACGAGGCCTATTTACTGTTTGGAGAAGGGCCCATTTTTGAAAAGGCCCATGAACGCTCCCTAACGGGAAATGCCCAGTTTGTGGGGGGACAAAGAGGCAATATCTTATTCTCCAATATCGAAGCCCTGGCCTCTTCAGCCATTGATGTAGATTTGCGAGAGGAAAATCAATGGTTTTCTATTCCAGGCCTAACGGGCCAAGATTATGTCGCCTTTTATATTAGTGGGAACTCCATGAGCCCCACAATCGCCGCTGGAGATATGGTGATCTGTCGCCCGATCGAAAGCTTTGAATACATTCAGGATAATGAGGTCTATGCCTTGGTCCTTCAAAATGCCGTACACGTAAAAAGAGTGCAAAAAATTTATGAAAAGAGTAAGCTCAAACAGCTCAAACTCATTTCAGATAATCATTTGGAACATGACCCTTTTTATATCGATTTGCCCGAACTGCGTAAACTACTCAAGGTAGAGCGCAGACTCTCTAGCTTATAA
- the eno gene encoding phosphopyruvate hydratase, with product MLIQDIFARELLDSRGNPTVEVEVVTTNGIVGRAMVPSGASTGKHEAVELRDQDPDRYMGKGVQQACQNIRGPITEALLGFNVFEQKAIDEILIALDGTPNKSRLGANAILGVSLAVARAGAQESGLPLYRYIGGLGADQMPVPMMNILNGGSHADNSIDIQEFMVMPVGAASFAEALRMGTEVFHQLKKVLKAKGHSTNVGDEGGFAPNLGSNEEAIETVLEAIYAAGYEPGRDFYIALDAAASEFYIEEEGVYHFHQSTGQKLTTEEMVDFWADWVEKYPIASIEDGLFEDDWEGWQLLTERLGHMVQLVGDDLFVTNTERLSRGIAEGCANSILIKVNQIGTLTETLDAIRMAQRQGYTAVISHRSGETEDTTIADLAVALATGQIKTGSASRSDRVAKYNQLLRIEEELGEQADFLGKGALKI from the coding sequence ATGCTTATTCAGGATATTTTCGCCCGCGAATTGCTCGATTCTAGAGGAAACCCTACCGTAGAAGTAGAGGTCGTTACAACTAATGGCATTGTAGGCCGTGCAATGGTCCCCTCTGGTGCTTCTACCGGTAAGCATGAGGCCGTTGAATTACGCGACCAAGATCCCGACCGCTATATGGGTAAGGGCGTTCAGCAAGCCTGCCAAAATATTAGAGGCCCAATTACAGAAGCGCTACTCGGCTTCAATGTTTTTGAGCAAAAAGCCATTGACGAAATCTTGATTGCCCTAGATGGTACGCCCAACAAAAGCCGCCTAGGCGCCAATGCTATTTTAGGCGTTTCTTTGGCCGTAGCCCGTGCTGGTGCTCAAGAATCTGGCTTGCCACTTTACCGCTATATCGGTGGTTTGGGCGCAGATCAAATGCCCGTTCCCATGATGAATATCCTCAATGGAGGTTCACATGCCGATAACTCTATCGATATTCAAGAGTTTATGGTGATGCCCGTTGGCGCAGCCAGCTTTGCCGAAGCTTTGCGAATGGGAACAGAAGTGTTCCACCAACTCAAAAAGGTCCTCAAAGCTAAAGGCCATTCTACCAATGTTGGTGATGAAGGTGGTTTTGCCCCCAACTTAGGCTCTAATGAAGAAGCTATCGAAACCGTTTTAGAAGCTATTTATGCTGCGGGCTACGAGCCCGGCCGCGATTTCTATATTGCCCTAGATGCCGCTGCTTCTGAGTTTTATATTGAAGAAGAAGGCGTTTACCACTTCCACCAATCTACAGGACAAAAATTGACCACTGAAGAAATGGTCGATTTTTGGGCCGATTGGGTAGAAAAATATCCTATTGCTTCTATTGAAGATGGCCTCTTTGAAGATGATTGGGAAGGCTGGCAATTATTGACTGAACGCTTGGGGCATATGGTCCAATTGGTTGGTGACGATTTGTTTGTGACGAACACAGAGCGACTCTCTAGAGGCATTGCCGAAGGTTGCGCTAACTCTATCCTAATTAAAGTTAACCAAATTGGTACCCTAACCGAAACCCTAGATGCTATCCGCATGGCACAACGCCAAGGGTATACCGCCGTGATTAGCCACCGTTCTGGAGAAACAGAAGATACCACAATTGCCGACCTAGCTGTAGCCTTGGCCACAGGCCAAATTAAAACAGGCTCTGCTTCTCGCTCAGACCGTGTTGCCAAATACAACCAATTGCTCCGCATTGAAGAGGAGTTGGGCGAGCAGGCAGACTTTTTGGGCAAAGGGGCCCTTAAAATCTAG
- a CDS encoding glycosyltransferase family 2 protein, with product MLSSKKVQYPYDISIVVPLLNEEESLAELASWIRTVLQEHKLSYEIIFIDDGSSDSSWSVIQQLAQEQACIRGLRFRRNYGKSAALNTGFQYAQGEVVVTMDADLQDSPDELPELYKMIVEDRFDLVSGWKKKRYDPLSKTIPTKIYNGVTRLMSGIHLNDMNCGLKAYRNDVVKTVEVYGEMHRYIPVIAKASGFDKIGEKVVRHYPRKHGVTKFGMNRFINGPLDLLSIIFISRFSKKPMHFFGTMGLLSFFIGFLILAYLSIVKLLYSEYGMTDRPIFYLGILSVILGSQLFLTGFLAELVARSAPNRNQYAIWEYLQIKKKKEEDDDEEDDD from the coding sequence ATGCTATCTTCAAAGAAGGTCCAATATCCCTATGATATTTCAATTGTGGTTCCCCTCCTCAATGAGGAAGAATCTTTGGCCGAATTGGCCTCATGGATTCGCACGGTCCTGCAAGAACATAAATTGAGCTACGAAATTATCTTTATTGATGATGGAAGTAGCGATTCTTCCTGGTCAGTTATCCAACAATTGGCCCAGGAACAAGCCTGCATCCGCGGCCTGCGCTTCCGCCGAAATTATGGCAAATCCGCCGCCCTCAATACGGGCTTTCAATACGCCCAAGGCGAGGTGGTGGTCACTATGGATGCCGACCTGCAAGATTCTCCCGATGAACTGCCCGAACTCTACAAAATGATCGTAGAAGATCGCTTTGATCTGGTTTCTGGCTGGAAGAAAAAACGCTACGATCCACTCTCCAAAACAATTCCAACCAAAATCTATAATGGGGTGACCCGCCTGATGAGCGGCATCCACCTCAATGATATGAATTGTGGCCTCAAAGCCTACCGCAATGATGTGGTCAAAACCGTAGAGGTTTATGGCGAAATGCACCGCTATATTCCCGTCATCGCCAAGGCTTCTGGCTTCGATAAAATTGGCGAAAAAGTGGTCCGCCATTACCCCCGCAAACATGGGGTAACCAAATTTGGCATGAACCGCTTTATCAATGGTCCACTCGACCTGCTTTCGATCATTTTTATCAGCCGATTTAGCAAAAAACCCATGCACTTTTTTGGGACCATGGGCCTGCTTTCCTTCTTTATCGGCTTCCTCATTTTAGCCTACCTCAGCATCGTCAAGCTGCTTTATTCCGAATATGGCATGACAGATCGCCCCATTTTTTACCTGGGCATTCTCTCTGTCATCCTAGGGAGCCAACTTTTTCTCACAGGCTTTTTGGCCGAATTGGTCGCCCGCTCGGCACCCAATCGCAACCAATACGCAATCTGGGAATACCTCCAAATTAAAAAGAAGAAAGAGGAGGACGATGATGAAGAAGATGATGATTAG
- a CDS encoding DUF4199 domain-containing protein — protein sequence MTKNVLSWGQIAKQAAYLGSLTGLGYFVGITLMHWAGMGLGDWINWVYRIAVITAIVWTIMALRLRNPAGLSFLKAYSGGLMVSAVLGLWMMASAFIFYGQIAPDYLQEYETFYVRNREAQMYKTQLKNINAELAEDQAAKELTAQDSLIVQNGLEKHMEGTAYFFSVSGQAVINLIYSLVWGLLVSLPVAYMSMSKKE from the coding sequence ATGACCAAAAATGTATTGAGCTGGGGCCAAATTGCCAAACAAGCGGCCTATTTGGGCTCCCTAACTGGACTTGGCTATTTTGTCGGAATTACGCTGATGCACTGGGCCGGTATGGGCCTAGGCGATTGGATTAACTGGGTGTATAGAATTGCCGTTATTACGGCAATTGTTTGGACCATCATGGCGTTGCGTTTGCGCAATCCCGCTGGGCTTTCTTTTCTAAAAGCTTATTCGGGTGGCCTAATGGTTTCAGCTGTTTTGGGCCTTTGGATGATGGCTTCTGCCTTTATTTTTTATGGCCAAATTGCCCCCGATTATCTCCAAGAGTATGAGACCTTTTATGTGCGCAACCGAGAAGCGCAGATGTATAAAACTCAGCTCAAAAATATCAATGCCGAACTCGCAGAAGATCAAGCAGCCAAAGAATTAACGGCCCAAGATAGCCTGATTGTCCAGAACGGCTTGGAAAAACACATGGAAGGTACAGCCTATTTTTTTAGCGTTTCTGGCCAAGCGGTAATCAACCTGATTTATAGCCTCGTTTGGGGCCTGCTCGTGAGTTTGCCCGTGGCTTATATGTCGATGTCTAAAAAAGAATAG
- a CDS encoding DUF4199 domain-containing protein, which yields MKKSQLYGLLGGFISSAALAVLYVTDKNYLLEGYEKLSWLIIWAACFIAVAQERSAKEDQFIGFYEALRPAFQTFVYAYVIKTIFIYLLFVYIDPELLELSKQKAIEIFIEHKPAEEPQEIFNGRLEAYKKEYFGPRLFDLGIMLEVILGFVLSAITAFVMRRDRPDY from the coding sequence ATGAAAAAATCGCAGCTATACGGTTTGCTAGGGGGATTTATTTCCTCTGCGGCCTTGGCCGTTTTATATGTAACGGACAAAAACTATTTGTTGGAAGGCTACGAAAAGCTAAGTTGGCTCATCATCTGGGCGGCTTGCTTTATTGCGGTAGCTCAGGAGCGTTCGGCCAAAGAAGACCAATTTATTGGCTTTTATGAGGCTTTGCGGCCTGCCTTTCAAACCTTTGTCTATGCTTATGTGATCAAGACAATTTTTATTTATCTTCTTTTTGTGTACATAGATCCCGAATTACTGGAGCTATCGAAGCAAAAAGCGATAGAAATTTTTATTGAGCACAAACCCGCCGAAGAACCTCAAGAAATTTTTAATGGGCGTCTAGAAGCCTATAAAAAAGAGTATTTTGGACCAAGGCTTTTTGATTTGGGTATTATGCTAGAAGTCATTTTGGGCTTTGTCCTCTCGGCAATTACGGCCTTTGTGATGCGTCGTGATCGCCCTGATTATTAA
- the obgE gene encoding GTPase ObgE — translation MADSPNFIDHVKMHCRSGAGGNGSVHFYRDKLTSKGGPDGGDGGRGGHIILKGNKQLWTLLPLKYMKHVIASPGQSGSGSRSSGANGEDIILEVPLGTIAKDAETGEIEAEITEDGQTYILLAGGHGGKGNWHYRSATNQTPQYSSPAGEGKEAWKVLELKVLADVGLVGFPNAGKSTLLSVLSAAKPKIANYPFTTLVPNLGVVSYRDNRSFVMADIPGIIEDAHKGKGIGHRFLRHIERNAVLLFMIPGDAEDIKEVYRILLNELKSYNPELLDKPRLLAISKSDLLDEELKEWITAELPEDLETLFISSVAQKGLQELKDKLWQIMNISIED, via the coding sequence ATGGCAGATAGTCCAAACTTTATAGATCATGTAAAAATGCATTGTCGCTCAGGTGCTGGGGGCAATGGTTCTGTACACTTTTATCGGGATAAATTGACCTCTAAAGGGGGGCCTGATGGGGGGGATGGTGGCCGTGGTGGCCATATTATTTTGAAGGGAAACAAGCAACTTTGGACCTTGTTGCCACTCAAATATATGAAGCATGTGATTGCTTCGCCAGGGCAGTCTGGTAGTGGTAGCCGCTCTTCTGGGGCGAATGGAGAAGATATTATTTTGGAGGTGCCTTTGGGGACCATTGCCAAAGATGCCGAAACGGGCGAAATTGAGGCTGAAATCACAGAAGATGGGCAGACCTATATTTTGTTGGCAGGTGGACATGGTGGAAAGGGAAACTGGCATTATCGCTCAGCGACCAACCAAACTCCGCAGTATTCTTCTCCAGCAGGAGAGGGCAAGGAAGCTTGGAAAGTATTAGAGTTGAAAGTTTTGGCCGATGTAGGCTTGGTGGGCTTCCCGAATGCTGGAAAATCTACCCTTTTATCGGTACTTTCTGCAGCCAAACCCAAAATTGCCAATTATCCATTTACTACTTTGGTGCCTAATCTTGGGGTAGTTTCTTATCGGGATAATCGCTCTTTTGTGATGGCAGATATTCCTGGAATTATTGAGGATGCGCATAAAGGAAAGGGCATTGGACACCGATTCTTGCGCCATATTGAGCGTAATGCGGTATTGTTGTTTATGATTCCGGGCGATGCTGAAGATATTAAGGAAGTGTATCGGATTTTGCTCAATGAGTTGAAGAGTTATAATCCAGAATTGCTGGATAAGCCTCGATTATTGGCCATTTCTAAGTCAGATTTGCTAGATGAAGAGCTCAAAGAGTGGATCACGGCTGAATTGCCCGAAGATTTGGAGACGCTCTTTATTTCTTCTGTGGCCCAAAAAGGTCTGCAAGAATTGAAGGATAAGTTGTGGCAAATTATGAATATTAGTATAGAGGATTAG